A genome region from Trichosurus vulpecula isolate mTriVul1 chromosome 5, mTriVul1.pri, whole genome shotgun sequence includes the following:
- the LOC118850943 gene encoding uncharacterized protein LOC118850943, with protein sequence MSSFITCWLLQKKTKVDRKLQEGLLLLLLLLLLLLLLEAEKTCTAAQKFHPVRSLEYCVPDTRLQEFRTVEKEMAKKELPSSLTLKTPMEIPALGRPLYLGTLYDCRSDTSIPGITLWDRETLERNVTTEEQCKTNFDIITSDSIDEKTNAMNISAELKASVLGGLVEIGGSAKYLNDTKTSQQQVRVSLKYSMTTQFSHLTMNHLGYQNIAYHDVFDNGTATHVVTAVLYGAQAFFVFDQKVSNNENVNDIEGTLKAKVNKIPRISGKVEGEGKIKDSEKKSTKEFRCKFYGDFVLETTPVTYEDAVKVYASLPKLLRGHGVPLKVWLYPLEKLSSKAARLARGISISFVWDAQDTLEKLSECDKRCNDMLEAPGLSVFSTIREKVRLFQELNRQHRQLLQKEIAKALPEIRAGRAEEDELTRILTRESQSPFSTRRLSEFLDQKLQEMKVVKSYLTILKDVPLIADQSELDDMVLGSTHRFVLVFAFTSLQEEPYLADWKQWLRNPESFSPDCEQKTYSSWLEDRETRRKVIQLAESFSTFAKANHSSKKTQFIVASVPDQENKGVSIYLYEKGLLVSTDFELPVKPPPPRIGEVTHDCAELTLTPACEKEERITGYQVEYRVVGEEDWTTILVSGKPEVFKMSGLEPCTEYVFRFAEVWELGLSESSDVSLAVRTLPPSCPPGKPEAVVVGPQSVTLRWEGPSVGAGMKIKEYRIEYREETEAEEEEEGEWHEHSTGNNEMYCDIDGLTPQTVYRFRVSAVYDGGWSSESSDKSGPVRTLSTTEEATISDPDSSGGDSREPDLRIVLVGKTGAGKSATGNTLLGRREFESKASGGSVTKVCKKARTRWNGRDIAVVDAPSIFDTENKAIIYWSERSRFMAASSPGPHAILLVLKVGPFTKEKKAVIERFYDILGDEAVRFSIIIFTRKEDLGEESLGDYIRTIGDSYFKELLEKCENRCCAFNNKASGAQRHAQVSELMDIIEKMVQNNGGTHYTNSEYEQVEACLEKAVENLRQSYKKQFEMEKKEIIQKYEKLKEELEKEKLTEDSELYEKQKENIEKKKRLFEHEEKEELKKLKLFYEKNYQGARSQAENNHLVCSIL encoded by the exons GGAAATGGCAAAGAAAGAACTTCCAAGCAGCCTGACCTTGAAGACCCCAATGGAGATCCCAGCTCTTGGTCGACCCTTATATCTGGGGACACTGTATGACTGTCGCTCAGATACCTCCATCCCTG GCATCACTTTGTGGGACAGGGAGACCCTTGAGAGAAATGTGACCACAGAAGAACAGTGCAAGACTAACTTTGACATCATCACCTCTGATTCTATTGATGAGAAGACCAATGCCATGAATATCTCTGCAGAGCTGAAAGCAAGTGTCCTGGGGGGGCTGGTTGAAATAGGAGGCTCTGCCAAGTATTTAAATGATACCAAGACATCCCAACAGCAAGTTAGGGTCTCTCTCAAGTACAGTATGACCACACAGTTTTCCCATCTCACAATGAACCACTTGGGATATCAGAATATTGCTTACCATGATGTGTTTGATAATGGAACAGCCACTCACGTGGTCACTGCAGTGCTCTATGGGGCCCAGGCTTTCTTTGTGTTTGATCAGAAAGTTTCCAACAATGAAAATGTCAACGATATAGAAGGAACATTGAAGGCTAAAGTAAACAAGATTCCCCGAATATCCGGAAAagtagagggagaggggaaaataaaGGACAGTGAGAAAAAATCAACCAAGGAATTCAGGTGTAAGTTTTATGGGGATTTTGTCCTTGAGACCACTCCAGTGACTTATGAAGATGCAGTAAAAGTCTATGCCTCCCTTCCTAAGCTGCTTAGGGGACATGGGGTGCCCCTCAAAGTCTGGCTGTACCCTCTGGAGAAGCTGAGCTCCAAGGCTGCCAGGCTGGCTCGAGGGATCAGCATTAGCTTCGTGTGGGATGCCCAGGACACTCTGGAGAAGTTATCTGAGTGTGACAAGAGGTGTAATGACATGCTGGAGGCACCAGGACTCTCAGTCTTTTCTACAATCAGGGAAAAGGTCAGGCTATTCCAGGAGCTAAATAGGCAGCACAGACAGcttttacagaaggaaatagccaaGGCCTTACCTGAGATCCGGGCAGGCAGAGCAGAGGAAGATGAGCTAACCAGGATTTTAACCAGGGAAAGCCAGTCTCCATTCAGCACTAGGAGGCTCTCAGAGTTCCTGGATCAGAAGCTACAGGAGATGAAGGTGGTCAAGTCCTACCTCACCATTCTGAAGGATGTGCCACTCATAGCTGACCAGAGTGAGTTAGATGATATGGTACTAGGCTCCACCCACAGATTTGTCCTGGTGTTTGCATTCACCTCCTTGCAAGAGGAACCCTACTTAGCAGATTGGAAACAGTGGCTACGGAATCCAGAATCATTCAGTCCTGACTGTGAGCAAAAGACATATTCCTCATGGCTAGAggacagagagacaaggagaaaagTAATACAATTGGCAGAATCCTTTTCAACATTTGCCAAGGCCAATCATTCCTCTAAGAAGACTCAATTCATTGTGGCATCTGTCCCGGACCAGGAGAACAAGGGGGTCTCCATTTACCTCTATGAAAAGGGACTGCTGGTCAGCACTGACTTTGAGCTACCAGTCAAACCTCCCCCTCCTCGTATTGGTGAGGTCACACATGACTGTGCAGAGCTCACACTTACCCCAGCatgtgagaaggaagagaggatcacTGGCTATCAGGTAGAGTACCGGGTTGTAGGGGAAGAGGACTGGACCACAATCCTTGTGTCTGGAAAGCCAGAGGTATTCAAAATGAGTGGCCTTGAGCCTTGCACAGAGTATGTGTTCAGGTTTGCTGAGGTGTGGGAGCTAGGGCTCAGTGAAAGCAGTGATGTGAGTCTTGCTGTGAGGACACTTCCGCCAAGCTGCCCTCCTGGGAAGCCAGAAGCTGTTGTGGTGGGACCACAGTCTGTGACCCTGCGCTGGGAAGGCCCAAGTGTTGGAGCAGGAATGAAGATCAAAGAGTATAGAATAGAGTAcagagaggagactgaggctgaggaggaagaggaaggagaatggcATGAACACAGCACAGGAAATAACGAGATGTACTGTGACATTGATGGACTGACACCTCAGACTGTGTACAGATTCCGAGTTTCTGCTGTGTATGATGGAGGCTGGAGCAGTGAGAGCAGTGACAAGAGTGGCCCAGTGAGGACCCTCTCCACCACAGAGGAAGCTACAATATCTG ACCCAGATAGCAGTGGAGGAGACTCAAGGGAGCCAGACCTCAGAATTGTCCTTGTAGGGAAAACAGGGGCTGGGAAAAGTGCGACAGGAAACACCCTCCTGGGCAGGAGAGAGTTTGAGTCCAAGGCTTCAGGAGGGTCAGTCACCAAGGTCTGCAAGAAAGCCAGAACCAGATGGAACGGGAGGGACATCGCTGTTGTTGACGCTCCAAGCATTTTTGACACTGAGAATAAGGCGATAATATATTGGAGTGAAAGATCTCGCTTCATGGCAGCATCCTCTCCAGGCCCACATGCAATACTCCTGGTGCTGAAGGTGGGTCCTTTCACCAAGGAGAAGAAGGCAGTCATTGAAAGGTTTTATGATATTCTGGGAGATGAAGCAGTGAGGTTTTCGATCATTATATTCACTCGGAAAGAAGACCTGGGAGAAGAAAGTTTAGGGGATTATATAAGAACCATTGGTGACTCCTATTTCAAAGAGTTATTGGAGAAGTGTGAAAACCGATGCTGTGCATTTAACAATAAAGCTAGTGGAGCCCAGAGACATGCTCAGGTTTCAGAGCTGATGGACATTATTGAGAAGATGGTGCAAAATAATGGGGGCACCCACTACACCAACAGTGAATACGAACAAGTGGAAGCATGTCTCGAGAAAGCAGTGGAGAATCTTCGGCAAAGCTACAAGAAACAGTTcgagatggagaaaaaagaaatcatacagAAATATGAGAAACTAAAGgaggaactggaaaaggaaaagctgaCAGAGGACAGTGAACTATAtgagaagcaaaaggaaaatattgaaaagaaaaagaggctcTTTGAgcatgaggagaaggaagagttaaaaaaattaaagctgttTTACGAGAAAAATTATCAAGGTGCCCGAAGCCAGGCCGAGAATAACCACCTTGTGTGTTCTAtactctag